In Armatimonadota bacterium, a single genomic region encodes these proteins:
- a CDS encoding TIGR00282 family metallophosphoesterase, producing the protein MYTYTILFLGDVVGKPGRDAVREHLPALKAKYLPRFIIINGENSAGGLGITDKIAEEFFSLGADAITLGNHTFNKREIAPYLDSGKPIIRPQNMAVGIPGRGMIQIQKEGTQLAVINLSGRVQMDPAYNDPFYAFEELTKDLQTPHIFLDFHAEVTSEKIAMGYHCEGRATAVVGTHTHVQTADETILAGGTAYITDVGMCGPRNSVLGMDRDIILRRFRTGLPEKFEVANEPGVISGVAINVRTDTGRATSIERIQIRD; encoded by the coding sequence ATGTACACCTACACGATCCTCTTTCTAGGTGACGTCGTAGGTAAGCCCGGCCGTGACGCGGTGCGGGAGCACCTTCCGGCCTTGAAGGCGAAGTACTTGCCTCGTTTCATCATCATCAACGGCGAGAACAGTGCGGGTGGGTTGGGGATTACGGACAAGATCGCCGAGGAGTTCTTCTCGCTGGGGGCGGACGCGATCACGCTTGGGAATCACACCTTTAACAAGCGAGAGATTGCGCCGTATCTGGACTCTGGAAAGCCGATTATCCGGCCCCAGAACATGGCGGTTGGCATTCCAGGTCGGGGCATGATCCAGATTCAAAAGGAGGGGACCCAGCTGGCAGTGATCAACCTCAGCGGGCGTGTACAGATGGATCCGGCGTACAACGATCCGTTTTATGCGTTTGAAGAGTTGACCAAAGATTTGCAGACTCCCCACATTTTTCTGGACTTTCACGCCGAGGTGACGAGCGAGAAAATTGCGATGGGTTACCACTGCGAGGGCCGGGCGACTGCAGTCGTTGGAACCCATACCCACGTTCAAACCGCCGATGAAACGATTCTGGCCGGAGGGACCGCTTACATCACAGATGTAGGAATGTGTGGCCCAAGGAATTCCGTTTTGGGCATGGATCGTGATATTATTCTTCGTCGCTTTCGCACCGGACTGCCAGAAAAATTCGAGGTTGCTAACGAACCTGGTGTAATCTCTGGGGTAGCGATAAACGTCAGAACTGATACGGGTCGCGCCACGAGCATCGAGCGCATCCAAATTAGAGACTAA
- a CDS encoding APC family permease encodes MKTSPAKLRTLPLAMAMFCLVSGGPYGLEPVIGSMGPTLGLILILLIPVVWAWPVALMTAELGTAIPEEGGYYVWVRRALGPFAGFQCAWLSFLYSIVDAALYPLLFASYLSQSMISIFGLHGLDAKWLTSMIAVLHILVITYINIRGVREVGMAATLFTFLIVLPFGLMCLRSGFHPLVLQPIKADSGTLSVGLATVMWNYLGWDNLSTVSGDIHQPQRSIPRALWLAIPFVTMVYFVPTILALPSSPNAEQWTDGSWPAIAARAAGPWVGTLVLLGGLSSASAMFVSQMLASSRIPAVLARDGYLTSWLGHTSVRMGTPVRSIVLCAGLYTCLAWFSFSELITVNAILYGLSVMLEFVALYVLRRREPELARPFRIPGGAWVCALLAVGPAVLIGLLAWNNFAEEGWKKQVPTAMAIASGVFVYKLRRKPALP; translated from the coding sequence ATGAAAACCTCGCCCGCGAAACTGCGGACGCTGCCCCTCGCGATGGCGATGTTCTGCTTGGTGAGCGGGGGTCCTTATGGGCTGGAGCCGGTGATTGGCTCGATGGGGCCGACGCTGGGGCTGATCCTGATCCTTTTGATCCCAGTGGTCTGGGCCTGGCCGGTGGCTTTGATGACGGCCGAGCTCGGTACGGCGATCCCTGAGGAAGGCGGTTACTACGTTTGGGTGAGGCGGGCGTTGGGGCCGTTTGCAGGGTTCCAGTGTGCGTGGCTATCGTTTCTGTACAGCATCGTGGACGCGGCTTTGTATCCGCTCCTGTTCGCCAGCTACTTATCTCAATCGATGATCTCGATTTTTGGGCTGCATGGCCTGGACGCCAAGTGGCTCACCTCCATGATCGCGGTTCTGCACATCTTGGTCATCACCTACATCAACATTCGTGGGGTGCGCGAGGTTGGCATGGCGGCGACGCTCTTTACGTTTTTGATCGTCTTGCCGTTTGGGCTGATGTGCTTGCGAAGCGGCTTTCATCCGTTGGTTTTGCAACCCATCAAGGCGGATTCAGGAACGCTCTCGGTAGGTCTGGCGACGGTGATGTGGAACTACCTGGGTTGGGACAACCTGAGCACCGTCTCAGGGGATATTCATCAGCCGCAGCGATCCATTCCTAGGGCCCTTTGGCTGGCGATTCCATTTGTGACGATGGTCTACTTTGTGCCGACGATTCTGGCGTTGCCTTCATCCCCGAACGCCGAACAGTGGACCGACGGGAGTTGGCCGGCGATCGCCGCCCGGGCAGCCGGGCCTTGGGTGGGAACCTTAGTTCTGTTGGGGGGCTTGAGCAGCGCAAGCGCTATGTTTGTGTCCCAGATGCTCGCTTCTTCTCGCATTCCCGCGGTTTTGGCTCGGGATGGGTACCTGACCTCTTGGCTAGGGCATACGAGCGTGCGGATGGGGACCCCGGTGCGGTCCATCGTTCTCTGCGCGGGGCTATATACGTGTTTGGCGTGGTTCAGCTTTAGCGAGCTGATCACAGTCAATGCGATTCTGTATGGACTCTCGGTGATGCTGGAGTTCGTGGCGCTGTACGTTTTGCGTCGTCGTGAGCCGGAGCTTGCGAGACCTTTTCGAATTCCCGGCGGAGCATGGGTTTGCGCCTTACTGGCGGTTGGTCCGGCGGTTTTGATTGGTTTGCTTGCATGGAACAACTTCGCCGAAGAAGGATGGAAGAAGCAAGTTCCGACCGCGATGGCGATCGCGAGCGGAGTGTTTGTTTACAAACTTCGACGCAAGCCCGCTCTGCCATAA
- a CDS encoding DUF433 domain-containing protein, whose translation MELRLAVEKNPQVMSGELCFRGTRVPVQLLFNYLDDDNLDGFRSGFPSVSEEMIKAVLGASAPAISK comes from the coding sequence ATGGAGCTTCGCCTCGCAGTTGAAAAGAATCCGCAAGTGATGTCCGGAGAACTGTGCTTTCGGGGAACTCGGGTTCCGGTTCAGCTCCTGTTCAACTACCTTGATGATGACAATCTCGACGGCTTCCGATCGGGCTTTCCAAGTGTTTCTGAGGAGATGATCAAAGCTGTTTTAGGTGCCTCAGCTCCAGCGATCTCCAAATAA
- the priA gene encoding primosomal protein N', which yields MSAQIQVVDVALDPRAGGSDAIYSYLPIPGLQPGDAVLVPLGNRQLMGYAIGVRKTAEEDLGFDPKHLRPVSGIVDGLRIPAPILKTVHHVATEYLCPVPAALTVATPPGVKDRLLPVWLRTQEPTPIELKPLDREVLRTLEDQGGELEVKPTETGTTKALKNLQKLGLVQQTLRLKPPANRKKQEGTFRLVPDQAKVESFLHNEGRKKPAQAIVLMQMQQTDGTALSSAEIRAMAGVTETTIKALITAKLLQEVDEDHPAPAKTPPTPNPHQHLAIEAITSAVHEHRPQPFLLYGVTGSGKTEVFLRAAAKALSDGRQVLYLVPEIALAAQAIAQLRDRFGARVAIMHSELTPVERLANWQRIRSGEASIVLGPRSALFAPLNNVGLIIIDEEHEGGYKQEQSPRYHARDVARFLSQQHSCPLVLGSATPSLESFFEAESNENAADESKLTLLTLPVRAASAQLPKVYIDDLTQVYKRGVPSMFGELLTEKLHQTIDAGNQAILFLNRRAYAPFLMCRDCGHQWTCPECAVSLSYHRGINKIKCHHCGYQESAPLDCPKCAGLKIKPFGVGTEKVEESVREHFPDARVARLDRDIAQKKGALEEVIANFRAGETNVLVGTQLVAKGLDFPDVTLVGVIAADVSLNLPDFRSSERTFQLLSQVAGRAGRGTKAGEVVIQTFNPEAQAILSAQNHDFLAFYQACKTERIQADYPPFCRLVNIVFSGESRPAVLSLCARALAHLQKVEGLSILGPADCPLERLNGKWRRHLLIKHECHLAEIGAALDGLEEKGVTLTIDVDAYSLM from the coding sequence ATGAGCGCGCAAATCCAGGTCGTTGATGTCGCGCTCGATCCTCGAGCCGGTGGCTCCGACGCGATCTACTCCTACCTCCCCATCCCCGGGCTCCAACCCGGCGATGCTGTTCTTGTCCCGCTCGGCAATCGCCAGCTCATGGGTTACGCCATCGGAGTCCGAAAAACCGCCGAAGAAGACCTCGGCTTTGATCCCAAACACCTCCGCCCCGTCAGCGGAATCGTGGACGGCCTCCGAATCCCCGCACCAATCCTCAAAACCGTCCACCACGTCGCAACGGAATACCTCTGCCCCGTCCCTGCTGCCCTCACGGTAGCCACCCCACCGGGAGTCAAGGATCGACTCCTACCCGTCTGGCTGCGAACTCAGGAACCGACCCCTATCGAACTGAAACCGCTCGATAGGGAAGTCTTGAGAACTCTGGAAGACCAAGGCGGTGAACTCGAAGTCAAGCCCACCGAAACCGGCACCACTAAAGCCCTAAAAAACCTCCAAAAGCTCGGCCTGGTGCAACAAACCCTCCGCCTAAAACCCCCGGCGAACCGCAAGAAGCAAGAGGGAACCTTCCGCCTGGTCCCCGATCAGGCAAAGGTCGAGAGCTTCCTCCACAACGAAGGCAGGAAGAAACCCGCCCAGGCCATCGTACTGATGCAGATGCAACAGACCGACGGCACCGCACTTTCCAGCGCAGAAATCAGGGCCATGGCGGGCGTCACCGAGACGACGATCAAGGCTCTCATCACCGCAAAACTCCTCCAGGAAGTCGACGAAGATCATCCCGCCCCCGCAAAAACTCCACCGACCCCGAACCCCCACCAACACCTCGCGATTGAGGCGATCACGAGTGCGGTTCACGAGCACCGCCCTCAGCCCTTCCTCCTTTATGGAGTCACGGGAAGCGGAAAAACCGAAGTCTTCCTCCGCGCCGCCGCCAAGGCCCTCAGTGACGGTCGTCAGGTCCTCTACCTCGTCCCCGAAATCGCCCTCGCCGCCCAAGCCATCGCCCAACTGAGAGACCGCTTCGGAGCCAGGGTCGCCATCATGCACTCCGAGCTCACGCCCGTCGAGCGTCTTGCCAACTGGCAACGCATCCGCAGCGGCGAAGCGAGCATCGTCCTCGGGCCACGCTCCGCCCTGTTCGCCCCACTCAACAACGTCGGTCTCATCATCATCGACGAGGAGCACGAGGGTGGTTACAAGCAAGAACAATCACCCCGCTACCACGCCCGCGACGTCGCTCGGTTTCTATCGCAGCAGCATAGCTGTCCCCTCGTCCTGGGTTCAGCAACTCCTTCGTTGGAAAGCTTCTTCGAAGCTGAGTCAAACGAAAATGCCGCGGATGAATCAAAGTTAACGCTTTTAACGCTTCCCGTCCGGGCCGCATCGGCCCAGCTTCCCAAGGTCTATATCGACGACCTCACGCAGGTGTACAAACGCGGGGTGCCCAGCATGTTTGGCGAGCTCCTTACGGAGAAACTTCACCAAACAATTGATGCCGGAAACCAGGCGATTCTCTTCCTCAACCGCCGAGCCTATGCCCCGTTCCTGATGTGCCGCGACTGTGGGCACCAATGGACTTGCCCCGAGTGCGCCGTTTCGCTCAGCTACCACCGTGGGATCAACAAGATCAAGTGCCACCACTGCGGATACCAGGAATCCGCTCCACTAGATTGTCCAAAGTGTGCAGGGCTCAAGATCAAGCCGTTCGGCGTTGGAACCGAAAAGGTCGAAGAGTCTGTCCGTGAACATTTCCCCGATGCCCGCGTCGCCCGTCTCGACCGAGATATCGCCCAAAAGAAGGGGGCACTCGAAGAAGTCATCGCGAACTTCCGCGCCGGGGAGACCAACGTCCTTGTCGGCACCCAGCTGGTCGCGAAGGGTCTGGACTTCCCTGATGTCACCCTAGTGGGAGTGATTGCCGCCGATGTCTCGCTCAACCTCCCTGACTTCCGGTCCTCCGAGCGCACCTTCCAGCTTCTCAGCCAGGTAGCAGGTCGAGCCGGTCGAGGAACCAAAGCCGGCGAGGTCGTCATCCAAACCTTCAACCCAGAAGCTCAGGCTATCCTGAGCGCGCAGAATCACGACTTCCTGGCCTTCTACCAAGCCTGCAAGACGGAGCGGATCCAAGCAGACTACCCGCCCTTCTGCCGCCTCGTCAACATCGTCTTCTCTGGCGAATCCCGCCCCGCCGTCCTTTCTCTCTGTGCTCGAGCCTTGGCTCATCTACAAAAAGTCGAAGGGCTGTCCATCCTCGGCCCTGCCGATTGTCCGCTTGAGCGGCTCAACGGCAAGTGGCGAAGACACCTCTTGATCAAGCATGAGTGTCATCTAGCTGAGATCGGTGCAGCGCTGGATGGGCTGGAAGAGAAGGGTGTGACTTTGACGATTGACGTCGACGCCTACTCTTTGATGTAG
- a CDS encoding endonuclease/exonuclease/phosphatase family protein gives MKKRRNQILLAVYLLVIAIIRFGFGPRSEMNWFTYEMVHNGILFFVPLGILLVLIGLWKRKFLPFAFVILLANWLVFADPILRLPKPRLASHDLRLISYNIAHGWIDIEGVRKVLRDSNADIICLQEAATDPKEIEASAKVLAEKLGYNFWVQESHNAILSRFPVRLENVIDVPTKWPNKKFPEVVISTPKGDVRVISVHFEPSWIAGWPPDLSNWKSVLSKVVNDRRAQAEMVLARVRQSSEPVIVAGDFNGPPYTEIPSRFRSEMTDSFAADGSGCGMTLLPKLPYQRIDFAFVRGLKPMFAEVINSNASDHRPVLFEFNF, from the coding sequence GTGAAGAAACGGCGAAACCAGATTCTGCTCGCCGTTTACTTGCTGGTCATCGCGATCATCCGCTTCGGCTTCGGACCTCGGTCCGAGATGAATTGGTTCACGTACGAGATGGTGCATAACGGCATCCTCTTCTTTGTGCCCCTGGGCATCTTACTCGTCCTCATCGGTTTATGGAAACGTAAGTTTCTTCCGTTCGCTTTTGTTATCTTGTTGGCCAACTGGCTCGTCTTCGCCGACCCAATTCTCCGCCTTCCGAAGCCCCGACTCGCGTCTCACGACTTGCGCCTTATCTCCTATAACATCGCCCACGGCTGGATCGATATTGAGGGAGTTCGGAAGGTCCTGAGAGACTCTAATGCGGACATCATTTGCCTCCAAGAGGCGGCTACCGATCCCAAGGAGATTGAAGCTTCGGCCAAAGTTCTTGCCGAGAAGTTGGGTTACAATTTCTGGGTGCAGGAATCGCACAACGCAATTCTGAGTCGGTTCCCCGTTCGCTTGGAGAACGTGATCGACGTTCCCACTAAGTGGCCGAACAAGAAGTTTCCGGAGGTCGTGATCTCGACTCCGAAGGGAGACGTAAGAGTCATTTCTGTTCACTTCGAACCCAGCTGGATCGCCGGCTGGCCGCCAGATCTCTCGAACTGGAAGTCGGTTCTGAGTAAAGTGGTGAACGACCGCCGCGCGCAGGCCGAGATGGTACTTGCAAGAGTTCGGCAGTCGAGCGAACCGGTGATCGTCGCCGGCGACTTCAATGGCCCGCCCTATACGGAGATTCCTTCCCGGTTCCGCTCCGAAATGACCGACTCCTTCGCCGCCGACGGCTCAGGATGCGGGATGACGCTGCTGCCGAAATTGCCCTACCAGCGGATTGATTTTGCCTTTGTGCGCGGACTGAAGCCGATGTTCGCCGAAGTCATCAACTCGAACGCGAGCGACCACCGACCGGTGCTGTTTGAGTTCAACTTCTGA
- a CDS encoding long-chain fatty acid--CoA ligase, whose protein sequence is MQYRSLGHMLREVARQYPDRPALMLPSGKAFETLTFSQVWAQVQSFATSLAGMGLEKGDRLVILSENCGEWLYAHYAAQSLGLVTVPIYPTLPADQAEYIARDSGAKVALCASADHAAKLAPIEGLRVELLREPLPAGALDEAAWNAAMDAADPTEVCIFIYTSGTTGQPKGAMLTHEAFLTVNKHAGPYLEFDEKTVLFDFLPLSHVFEQIATCLVWHGGGCIGMNKNLASMANDFQAIQPTAMAAVPRFLEAFMDRVVDSVKKAPPLRQKLFHLFLSQGVKKAQGGFAPLHGLLDGLVGAKIRERLGGRLRTVISGGAALPKHVAEFYLAVGVDILQGYGLTETTGGSCVNHRTRNKYWTVGEPLGVELKLAEDGEILFRGPTVMKGYYNLPEATAEALDADGWFKTGDIGEMEGAALKITDRKKDILVLGNGKNIAPLPIENRIRESRFVSEVVVLGDGMDHCIALLLPNKEAVRAELGLAEGDLMASNDAVRALFKKELDKVNKRIAHFEMVKKFAVLDDVFTIDNGFLTPKLSIKRKVVKEKYAEIIASLG, encoded by the coding sequence ATGCAATACCGCTCGCTTGGGCACATGCTGCGCGAGGTGGCGCGGCAATACCCGGATCGACCCGCCCTGATGCTGCCGTCAGGAAAAGCGTTTGAGACCCTGACCTTTTCGCAGGTCTGGGCACAAGTTCAGTCGTTCGCAACTTCTTTGGCCGGAATGGGGCTTGAGAAGGGCGACCGACTCGTCATTCTCAGCGAGAACTGCGGCGAATGGCTCTACGCCCACTATGCGGCGCAGTCGCTCGGATTGGTCACCGTTCCGATCTATCCGACACTTCCTGCCGACCAGGCTGAGTACATCGCTCGGGATTCGGGCGCAAAGGTCGCCCTGTGTGCCTCGGCGGATCACGCCGCGAAACTGGCTCCGATTGAAGGGCTGAGGGTGGAATTACTGCGTGAGCCATTGCCCGCGGGTGCTTTGGATGAAGCGGCTTGGAATGCGGCGATGGATGCAGCCGACCCGACTGAGGTTTGCATCTTTATCTACACCAGCGGCACCACTGGTCAACCGAAAGGGGCGATGTTGACGCACGAGGCGTTTCTGACCGTCAACAAGCATGCGGGCCCTTATCTTGAGTTTGACGAGAAGACCGTTTTGTTCGATTTTCTGCCGCTATCGCACGTTTTCGAGCAGATTGCGACGTGTTTGGTGTGGCACGGCGGTGGGTGCATCGGCATGAACAAGAACCTAGCTTCGATGGCGAACGACTTCCAGGCGATTCAGCCGACGGCGATGGCGGCGGTTCCTCGGTTCCTGGAGGCGTTTATGGATCGAGTTGTCGATAGCGTGAAAAAAGCTCCGCCCTTGCGCCAGAAGCTCTTCCACCTCTTCTTGTCCCAGGGCGTAAAGAAGGCGCAAGGCGGGTTTGCTCCGCTACACGGCCTGCTGGATGGCTTAGTTGGGGCGAAAATTCGGGAGAGGTTGGGCGGCCGATTGCGGACCGTCATCTCGGGCGGAGCTGCCCTGCCAAAGCACGTGGCGGAGTTCTATTTGGCGGTCGGAGTGGACATTCTACAGGGCTACGGCCTGACCGAAACCACTGGCGGATCGTGCGTGAATCACCGCACACGCAACAAGTATTGGACGGTTGGTGAGCCGCTTGGGGTGGAGCTAAAACTTGCCGAAGATGGGGAGATCCTTTTCCGGGGGCCGACGGTGATGAAGGGGTACTACAACCTTCCTGAGGCTACTGCCGAAGCTTTAGACGCCGATGGTTGGTTCAAAACCGGCGATATCGGAGAGATGGAGGGTGCGGCTTTGAAGATCACTGATCGCAAGAAAGACATTCTGGTTCTGGGGAACGGGAAGAACATCGCTCCGCTCCCGATAGAGAACCGGATTCGCGAGTCGCGCTTTGTGTCGGAAGTTGTGGTTTTGGGCGATGGAATGGATCATTGTATCGCCTTGTTGCTCCCGAACAAGGAGGCTGTTCGGGCCGAGCTTGGGCTGGCCGAGGGCGATTTGATGGCTTCGAACGATGCCGTTCGGGCGCTGTTCAAGAAGGAGTTGGATAAGGTCAACAAGCGGATCGCCCACTTTGAGATGGTCAAGAAGTTCGCGGTTCTGGACGACGTGTTTACCATCGATAACGGATTCTTGACTCCAAAGCTGAGCATTAAGCGAAAGGTTGTGAAGGAGAAGTACGCGGAGATTATCGCTAGTTTGGGGTGA
- a CDS encoding DUF6614 family protein gives MNTYAIWVDLRDSREDLAFCDAVDAFLGSLKSQGLLESFTLERRKFGFSPEGLGEFHVRIQTKTLDQLDQAFHHAATRSGEIESLHANVFSRVVNFKSALYRSFPDEVRVR, from the coding sequence ATGAACACTTACGCCATCTGGGTTGACCTGCGCGATAGTCGCGAAGACCTTGCGTTCTGCGACGCCGTCGACGCCTTCCTGGGGTCGCTTAAGTCTCAAGGGCTGCTTGAAAGCTTCACCCTTGAGCGGCGCAAGTTTGGCTTCTCTCCAGAAGGGCTCGGCGAGTTTCATGTGCGTATTCAGACAAAAACCCTGGATCAGCTCGATCAGGCATTCCACCACGCCGCGACACGAAGCGGTGAGATTGAATCCTTGCATGCGAACGTATTTAGTAGAGTGGTGAACTTCAAGTCGGCGCTTTACAGGTCGTTTCCGGACGAGGTGAGGGTTCGTTGA
- a CDS encoding extracellular solute-binding protein — MQRRLLCLLCLLVAAVAMCQEELTIRMMSGPYGIPPKESTSTSAQIKRKTFEEFHRANPGMRVVNAGGLSFTGGNLDDSMFLMSMAGDSAPDVFYVNFRQYYTFLEQGFCRPLDDLIAKDPQVMERCNPTVKGVLTSYDGKVYAVPFFQVAVALYYRKDLFKEAGLDPQRPPKDWNEFYEYAKKLSNPSKGRSGFMISSPPGYQWSNFIYAAGGEAVKQEGTRWKSAINTPEAAKSVEFFRRMLVGKDAPAAISKNLTDDIRTGKTAMWLNYSNDVLIQSSDLSPSVVGMAQVPAGPAGYANEINAGMWAISSRVTDPKKLEACWKFIKFFAGDDAAKINTDKCVEMGMGNLVNPLFLKRFGYTEYLAQVDESYVRANEELFKTGHPEPYGKNCQQVYSVLDNMLDRARLNPTEPTEKILAAAASEMDEKLLGYTPPEVLARQRGWALGILVTLGVFVTGLVAYLFKKAKDTPDTFVERIPAGTNRAKMRRFMTVCLFPAVATITTWHYYPLLRGLVIAFQDYGIQRGARWVGLDNFIGVFTQPLFYQSLWNSFVYVFLAVSIGFLMPIFLALALNEIPRFKVFFRTVFYLPAMTSSIVIAFVWRQLYDKSPTGLLNTLLKPVIEGVINPVFAQIGHQPWPTAFDWLGDPALAMFAVVLPGIWAGAGPGSILYLAALKNIQPEGYEAADLDGASWVQKIRFITLPGLKPLILINLLGVFIAGFKAMENIFVLTQGGPLNSTRTIGLEVWQNAFMYLKFGYATAAAWVMGSILVGFTLIQIRTLLKMRFQTAKA; from the coding sequence ATGCAACGTCGCCTTCTTTGTCTGCTCTGTTTGCTTGTAGCAGCAGTTGCGATGTGCCAAGAAGAATTGACGATCCGGATGATGTCAGGGCCGTACGGCATTCCTCCGAAGGAATCCACTTCAACTTCAGCGCAGATCAAGCGGAAGACCTTCGAAGAGTTTCACCGAGCTAACCCAGGTATGCGGGTCGTGAATGCCGGAGGGCTGAGCTTCACAGGTGGGAATCTTGACGATTCGATGTTCCTCATGTCGATGGCGGGCGACTCGGCGCCGGATGTTTTTTACGTCAATTTCAGGCAGTACTACACGTTCTTGGAGCAAGGCTTCTGCCGTCCGTTGGACGACCTAATCGCTAAAGATCCGCAGGTAATGGAGCGGTGTAATCCGACGGTCAAAGGCGTTCTAACGAGCTACGATGGCAAGGTTTACGCGGTCCCGTTCTTCCAGGTCGCCGTTGCGCTGTACTACCGAAAGGATCTGTTCAAAGAAGCCGGCCTAGACCCCCAGAGACCGCCAAAGGACTGGAACGAGTTCTATGAGTACGCAAAGAAGCTGAGCAACCCATCGAAAGGTCGCAGCGGCTTCATGATTTCTTCGCCTCCCGGCTACCAGTGGTCGAACTTCATCTACGCCGCGGGCGGCGAAGCGGTCAAGCAGGAAGGAACCCGTTGGAAGTCGGCAATCAACACTCCGGAAGCCGCGAAATCAGTCGAGTTCTTCCGCCGAATGCTTGTTGGGAAAGACGCCCCCGCTGCGATCTCAAAGAACCTCACTGATGACATCCGCACTGGCAAGACCGCGATGTGGCTGAACTACTCGAACGATGTTCTCATCCAGTCCAGCGACCTTTCGCCGAGCGTGGTTGGTATGGCGCAAGTTCCGGCGGGACCGGCGGGATATGCAAACGAAATCAATGCCGGAATGTGGGCGATTTCCTCGCGAGTGACCGACCCGAAGAAGCTCGAGGCCTGCTGGAAGTTCATCAAATTCTTCGCCGGTGATGATGCCGCGAAGATCAACACCGACAAGTGCGTCGAGATGGGGATGGGCAACCTGGTGAACCCGCTCTTTTTGAAGCGATTTGGCTACACGGAGTACCTGGCGCAAGTCGACGAATCGTACGTGCGGGCAAACGAGGAACTATTCAAAACGGGCCATCCGGAGCCGTATGGCAAGAACTGTCAGCAGGTGTATTCCGTGCTGGATAACATGCTCGACCGGGCACGTTTGAACCCAACGGAGCCTACGGAAAAGATTCTGGCGGCGGCGGCGAGCGAAATGGATGAGAAGTTGCTTGGCTACACTCCGCCGGAGGTTTTGGCTCGTCAGCGCGGCTGGGCGCTTGGGATTTTGGTCACGCTCGGAGTGTTTGTGACCGGGCTAGTGGCTTATCTTTTCAAGAAGGCGAAGGACACTCCGGACACCTTTGTGGAGCGGATTCCCGCTGGAACGAACCGGGCAAAGATGCGTCGTTTCATGACGGTTTGTTTGTTCCCCGCGGTCGCTACGATCACGACTTGGCACTACTATCCGCTTCTCCGCGGGCTGGTGATTGCGTTTCAGGATTACGGAATCCAGCGCGGCGCACGATGGGTTGGGCTGGACAACTTTATCGGTGTTTTCACTCAGCCGCTCTTCTACCAGTCGCTGTGGAACTCATTTGTTTATGTGTTCTTGGCGGTGTCGATTGGGTTCCTGATGCCCATCTTCCTGGCTCTGGCGCTCAATGAGATTCCTCGGTTTAAGGTGTTTTTCCGGACGGTTTTCTATCTGCCCGCGATGACCTCATCGATTGTGATCGCGTTCGTTTGGCGTCAGCTTTACGATAAGTCTCCGACCGGGCTACTCAACACATTGTTGAAGCCAGTGATTGAGGGCGTGATCAATCCTGTCTTTGCTCAGATCGGTCACCAGCCGTGGCCGACCGCGTTCGATTGGCTGGGCGATCCCGCGTTGGCGATGTTTGCCGTTGTCCTTCCGGGAATCTGGGCGGGGGCAGGGCCAGGCTCGATTTTGTATTTGGCGGCACTTAAGAACATTCAGCCCGAGGGGTACGAAGCGGCGGATTTGGACGGGGCGAGCTGGGTTCAGAAGATTCGGTTTATCACGTTGCCTGGATTAAAACCGTTGATCTTAATCAACCTATTGGGAGTGTTCATCGCCGGCTTCAAGGCGATGGAGAATATCTTCGTTTTGACCCAAGGCGGACCCCTGAACTCGACTCGGACGATTGGACTTGAGGTTTGGCAGAATGCGTTCATGTATCTCAAGTTCGGCTACGCGACGGCGGCGGCGTGGGTGATGGGCTCGATTTTGGTTGGGTTTACGTTGATCCAGATTCGGACGTTGCTGAAGATGCGCTTCCAGACGGCAAAGGCCTGA
- a CDS encoding PEP-CTERM sorting domain-containing protein, with translation MKRTLVFLGISVAAASQASLFNTTVFTTFDSDGNSPSLSPVFVTNGDSYSANLTGATVQSGKWLDITWWHTFDTTQTTANSPASAPYSQVTQTMSGFVRQLVGTGTATFTASLTENTLNSGGGGMGSSNPVFNFSEVVGTQWVPFSLSATTMFSSPMTTGLSQKDNLLLNTSQGVEVQITSITQNYTPVPEPASMAVLGLGAAALIRRRRK, from the coding sequence ATGAAGCGAACTCTCGTGTTTCTGGGAATCTCGGTCGCGGCGGCTTCACAGGCGTCGCTATTCAACACTACGGTTTTCACAACGTTCGATAGCGATGGGAACAGTCCTTCGCTTAGTCCAGTATTTGTTACGAATGGAGATAGTTATTCGGCCAATCTGACCGGAGCGACCGTCCAAAGTGGAAAGTGGCTTGACATCACTTGGTGGCACACCTTTGACACGACCCAGACAACAGCCAATTCTCCCGCGAGTGCTCCTTACTCCCAGGTGACTCAGACGATGAGTGGTTTTGTTCGTCAGCTCGTCGGAACTGGTACCGCGACCTTTACGGCGTCACTCACCGAGAACACGCTGAATAGCGGCGGAGGCGGCATGGGAAGTAGCAACCCAGTGTTCAACTTCAGCGAAGTTGTTGGGACACAATGGGTTCCATTCAGCCTCAGCGCAACGACGATGTTCAGCTCCCCGATGACGACTGGGCTGAGCCAAAAGGACAACCTTTTGCTCAACACTAGCCAAGGCGTTGAGGTCCAGATCACTTCGATCACGCAGAATTACACCCCGGTTCCTGAGCCTGCCTCGATGGCGGTGCTCGGACTCGGTGCCGCTGCCTTGATTCGACGTCGCCGCAAGTAA